From a single Gracilimonas sp. genomic region:
- a CDS encoding histidine kinase dimerization/phosphoacceptor domain -containing protein: MIENFGTRLGWFLLGLVVSAGFFSFEVKAQSDYDSFWTFSEIRSDTNIDNTLDYFGEEVSITGIANIETGLLHEHYLQAFVQNDSAGMSVFAMEIETPFEVGDSIVATGKIERYNGLAEVHIDSYRVYKTSSPIKVRPLSVVIESPQNYLGMLAEGEGKIIEKGSTFNGKYVRISAEGSSKSMMVYVSNFHSLYDRFDFDVLGVGDRISVKGIITEYNPEFPKERTFKLFLRTPEDLTFRGIPQFYLYLIAGASALLIIMVVGWVISLKRSVNAKTKTIQANLEQKEVLLREIHHRVKNSLAIVSGLIHLQEGNTESREAKIVLQDTQARIQSVALVHEKLYKTESLSDIKLNTYIRDLVEAIHRTFTDYKEAVELKFEMEEVLLETERVIPCGLLINELVVNAYKHAFSKNRRGELRIRLKQIGDDIVLIVSDNGPGLPPGFDQSDDESLGEMLIDSFASHLKAKMQVNNREVGGAEYIFKFPSGKTTD, from the coding sequence ATGATTGAAAATTTTGGTACTCGCCTTGGGTGGTTTCTCTTAGGTTTAGTTGTATCGGCAGGTTTTTTCAGTTTCGAAGTAAAGGCACAGTCTGACTACGATTCTTTTTGGACGTTTTCTGAAATCCGCTCCGATACAAATATCGATAACACGCTGGATTATTTTGGGGAGGAAGTAAGCATAACCGGCATCGCTAATATTGAAACCGGATTACTTCATGAGCACTATCTTCAGGCATTTGTGCAGAATGATTCTGCGGGCATGTCCGTATTTGCGATGGAAATAGAAACACCATTCGAAGTCGGCGACAGCATCGTAGCCACAGGAAAAATTGAACGGTACAATGGGCTGGCGGAAGTTCACATTGATTCATACAGGGTTTATAAGACTTCATCTCCGATTAAAGTACGTCCGTTATCAGTAGTCATAGAGTCGCCACAGAATTATCTCGGGATGTTGGCAGAGGGAGAAGGAAAAATTATTGAAAAAGGCAGCACGTTTAATGGCAAGTATGTGCGAATTTCTGCTGAAGGGTCATCCAAAAGCATGATGGTATATGTGTCCAATTTTCACAGCTTGTATGACCGTTTTGACTTCGATGTGTTGGGGGTTGGAGATAGAATTTCCGTGAAAGGGATTATAACAGAGTACAACCCGGAGTTTCCCAAAGAACGAACCTTTAAATTATTTCTCAGAACCCCGGAGGACCTGACCTTTCGGGGCATTCCGCAGTTTTATCTGTATTTGATTGCAGGTGCCTCCGCGTTATTAATCATTATGGTAGTGGGCTGGGTGATTAGCCTAAAGCGCAGCGTGAACGCCAAAACAAAGACGATTCAAGCCAACTTAGAGCAGAAAGAAGTTTTGCTGAGGGAAATCCATCACCGGGTAAAAAACAGCCTGGCTATAGTATCGGGCCTTATTCACCTTCAGGAGGGAAATACGGAAAGCCGGGAAGCAAAAATAGTGTTGCAAGACACCCAGGCACGTATTCAATCGGTGGCATTGGTGCATGAGAAACTGTATAAAACGGAGTCTCTATCTGATATTAAGCTCAATACCTACATCAGAGATTTAGTAGAGGCCATACACAGAACCTTTACGGATTATAAAGAAGCCGTTGAGCTCAAATTTGAAATGGAAGAAGTGCTGCTTGAAACCGAACGGGTAATTCCCTGTGGGCTTCTGATTAACGAATTGGTGGTTAACGCTTACAAACACGCGTTCAGTAAAAACCGGCGCGGAGAACTTCGCATACGATTGAAGCAGATTGGCGATGACATCGTGCTTATCGTTTCCGATAATGGCCCCGGCTTGCCACCCGGATTTGATCAATCCGATGACGAGAGTCTTGGAGAAATGCTTATCGACTCATTTGCATCTCACTTAAAGGCAAAGATGCAGGTGAATAACAGAGAAGTGGGTGGAGCTGAGTACATCTTTAAGTTTCCTTCCGGTAAAACGACTGATTAA
- a CDS encoding DUF72 domain-containing protein, with protein MTEWKGSFFSDDARPDRFLSQYSSVFNSVEGNTTFYYTPDPETISKWGEQTPKGFKFCFKFPKSLTHERQLQNVENDAVHFVKLFEPIREKTGPFMIQLPDSFGPQDLYKLENVFSVLPKSFSYAVEVRHRDFFDHGKHERNLTSLLKSYDVDRVIFDTRKLHSVKATESSIAEAQKKKPKVPVRFDTTGARPLLRYVGTNDILNNEPYLKEWAIIVAEWIDEGLHPYVFIHAPNKVDQPKLCRHFHKLLSQLIEVPALPDWPANKQDKQLGLF; from the coding sequence TTGACAGAGTGGAAGGGAAGTTTTTTTAGTGATGATGCCAGGCCCGATCGGTTTCTGTCTCAGTATTCGTCCGTATTTAATTCTGTGGAAGGAAACACCACCTTCTATTACACCCCTGACCCTGAAACTATATCGAAATGGGGGGAACAAACCCCGAAAGGATTTAAGTTTTGTTTCAAATTTCCCAAAAGTCTCACCCATGAGCGCCAGCTACAGAACGTGGAAAATGATGCGGTGCATTTCGTAAAGTTGTTTGAACCGATCAGAGAAAAAACCGGGCCATTTATGATTCAGCTTCCTGACAGCTTTGGTCCTCAGGATTTATATAAACTGGAAAATGTGTTCTCCGTTCTTCCAAAATCATTTAGCTATGCCGTTGAGGTTCGTCACCGTGACTTTTTTGACCATGGCAAGCATGAACGAAACCTGACTTCTCTCCTGAAAAGCTACGATGTGGATCGGGTTATTTTTGACACCCGTAAACTCCATTCGGTTAAAGCTACCGAATCTTCCATTGCAGAGGCACAAAAGAAGAAGCCCAAAGTACCGGTTCGATTCGATACCACCGGTGCCCGGCCTTTATTAAGATACGTGGGTACCAACGACATCCTTAACAACGAGCCCTACCTGAAGGAGTGGGCTATCATCGTGGCTGAATGGATTGATGAAGGGCTTCACCCCTACGTTTTCATCCACGCTCCCAACAAAGTGGATCAGCCTAAACTATGCCGGCATTTTCACAAGCTGCTGTCGCAGTTGATTGAGGTTCCTGCCTTGCCTGATTGGCCTGCCAATAAGCAGGATAAACAACTTGGGTTGTTCTGA
- a CDS encoding sodium:solute symporter family protein encodes MPFETADYLVVAGYILLMIAVAWAAKVRGQESLDDFFAGGKNLPWWLVGVSMVATTFAADTPLAITGIVAKQGIAGNWFWWNWMISGIVTVFIYAKLWKRADVITDVEFIELRYGGKPASFLRGFRALYFAFPFNCIIMGWVTVGMAKILTVVTGADQWVAILVLYGLIGIYIAISGLWGVMVTDFVQFILAMAGTIALAYFSVDHVGGLSELKSQLGEVANYDILSFNPFTNPEIALTTAFIWLGMNWWAAWYPGAEPGGGGYIAQRMFSAKDEKNAVGGTLLFNILMYAVRPWPWILVGLVALVVFPGLEDPETGYPLMMLEVLPVGWMGLLMVAFLSAFVSTISTQLNWGTSYVVNDFYKRFIKNEEEFENKEKAQKHYVFISRVATLLMAALGVGVSYFFDSVSGGWEFILSLSAGIGGVLLLRWFWWRINAWSEISAMVAAFIGAVFSSQMGYDFSGSMIFTTTFSTIIWLAATFVTKPESEETLKKFYAKVTPMGSWSGYRGGNYTTDRLLPQLVNIGMSLGAIFFFLYGLGQIFFFNAGTGIGFLLGGCIFVWAVVRKI; translated from the coding sequence ATGCCCTTTGAGACAGCCGATTATCTCGTTGTTGCCGGATATATACTATTAATGATAGCCGTTGCGTGGGCAGCTAAGGTAAGAGGGCAAGAGTCACTTGACGATTTCTTCGCCGGTGGAAAAAACCTGCCCTGGTGGCTGGTTGGGGTTTCGATGGTGGCCACTACCTTTGCAGCAGATACTCCCCTTGCTATTACCGGAATTGTTGCAAAACAGGGGATTGCGGGAAATTGGTTCTGGTGGAACTGGATGATTTCAGGTATTGTGACCGTATTCATCTACGCCAAACTCTGGAAACGGGCGGACGTAATAACCGATGTGGAGTTTATTGAACTACGCTACGGCGGGAAGCCGGCCAGTTTTCTTAGGGGATTTCGGGCACTGTATTTCGCCTTTCCATTCAACTGCATCATTATGGGGTGGGTTACGGTTGGCATGGCTAAAATTCTAACGGTTGTTACAGGCGCCGATCAGTGGGTGGCTATCCTGGTGCTGTATGGGCTGATTGGCATATACATAGCAATATCCGGTTTGTGGGGAGTGATGGTAACAGACTTTGTTCAGTTTATCCTCGCAATGGCAGGGACAATAGCTCTGGCTTACTTTTCTGTAGATCATGTTGGCGGGTTATCCGAGCTTAAGTCACAGCTTGGTGAGGTGGCTAATTATGATATTTTGAGTTTCAACCCCTTCACCAATCCTGAAATAGCACTGACTACGGCGTTCATTTGGCTGGGGATGAACTGGTGGGCGGCCTGGTATCCCGGAGCTGAGCCGGGTGGCGGAGGATATATTGCCCAGCGAATGTTTTCCGCTAAAGATGAGAAAAATGCGGTCGGCGGAACCTTATTGTTCAATATTCTGATGTATGCCGTTCGTCCCTGGCCATGGATATTAGTTGGCTTGGTTGCTCTGGTTGTATTCCCGGGTCTTGAAGATCCTGAAACCGGTTACCCATTAATGATGCTTGAAGTTCTTCCTGTTGGCTGGATGGGCTTGTTGATGGTGGCTTTTCTCTCCGCATTTGTATCCACTATTTCCACGCAGTTGAACTGGGGAACCTCCTACGTGGTAAACGACTTCTATAAGCGGTTCATAAAAAACGAAGAAGAATTTGAAAACAAAGAGAAGGCCCAAAAGCACTATGTGTTCATCTCTCGGGTCGCCACATTACTGATGGCTGCCCTGGGGGTCGGTGTTTCCTACTTCTTTGACTCCGTTTCGGGCGGGTGGGAGTTTATCCTGTCTCTTAGTGCCGGAATTGGAGGTGTGCTTTTACTTAGATGGTTCTGGTGGAGAATTAATGCCTGGAGCGAAATTTCAGCAATGGTAGCAGCCTTTATCGGGGCGGTATTTTCGAGTCAAATGGGCTATGACTTTTCCGGGAGCATGATATTTACAACCACTTTTTCAACAATAATCTGGTTGGCAGCAACCTTTGTGACCAAGCCGGAATCGGAAGAGACACTTAAAAAATTCTATGCTAAAGTAACCCCGATGGGCAGCTGGTCAGGATATAGGGGTGGAAACTACACGACCGACCGCTTGCTGCCTCAGCTTGTGAATATTGGAATGTCGCTGGGAGCTATTTTCTTTTTCCTATATGGACTGGGGCAAATTTTCTTCTTTAATGCAGGGACCGGAATCGGGTTTCTACTGGGTGGCTGTATCTTTGTTTGGGCCGTGGTGAGGAAGATTTGA
- a CDS encoding arginine deiminase family protein, whose product MDINVSSEIGHLQGVIVHTPGHEVSLVNPELKDELLFDDIIFEEDARIEHLDMLEVFKTAMPAGGNVIEILDLLTEVFKNEDARLFFIEQLIKEFPEENLHVVEKELRKLDPKELLVFVTQGYLERSKGFSLNPSPNLLFTRDLAAVVGDNILISRAAKKARLRESLLMETLVEFHPLFESVREDAIKISGHQSIEGGDVLVVSNKLVLIGMSERTSFSGLMKGTEGLLNSGVETVLAVDIPKQRSSMHLDTIFTFADVSECIVFPPAILEQKNNVVALFKDGDSIKTEMKSSLQSALEEETGRDFNFIKCGGEDRTNQFREQWTDGANVFALAPGVIVGYERNTNTFNTLVDHGYDLMNQFEFIEEYGKEGFTPKAGQKIAISFQGHELCRGRGGARCMTLPISRKPLTQ is encoded by the coding sequence ATGGATATAAATGTTTCTTCAGAAATAGGTCACCTGCAGGGAGTAATCGTTCACACGCCCGGACACGAAGTTTCCCTGGTAAATCCCGAGCTTAAAGACGAACTGTTGTTCGACGACATAATCTTTGAGGAAGATGCACGGATAGAGCATCTGGATATGCTGGAGGTTTTTAAAACGGCCATGCCGGCAGGTGGAAATGTGATCGAGATTCTGGACCTTTTGACAGAGGTATTTAAGAATGAAGACGCCCGGCTATTTTTTATTGAACAGTTGATTAAGGAGTTTCCAGAAGAAAACCTGCATGTGGTGGAAAAGGAACTTCGGAAACTTGATCCCAAAGAGCTGCTGGTGTTTGTTACTCAGGGATATCTGGAACGCTCAAAAGGGTTTTCCCTGAATCCTTCCCCCAACCTGCTTTTTACGCGGGACCTGGCAGCAGTTGTAGGAGACAATATTCTTATTTCAAGAGCTGCCAAAAAAGCCCGCTTGCGAGAGTCGCTGCTTATGGAAACGTTGGTGGAGTTTCATCCTTTGTTTGAAAGCGTAAGGGAAGATGCTATTAAAATATCCGGGCATCAGTCGATAGAAGGCGGAGATGTATTGGTGGTTTCAAACAAGCTTGTGCTAATCGGGATGAGCGAGCGAACGTCCTTCAGCGGATTGATGAAGGGCACAGAAGGTCTGCTGAACAGTGGAGTGGAAACAGTGTTGGCGGTAGATATCCCCAAACAGCGTTCGTCCATGCACCTTGATACTATTTTTACGTTTGCTGATGTAAGTGAGTGTATTGTATTTCCCCCGGCTATTTTAGAGCAGAAAAACAATGTTGTTGCCCTGTTTAAGGATGGAGACTCCATCAAAACAGAAATGAAAAGCTCGTTACAATCTGCGCTGGAAGAAGAAACCGGAAGAGATTTTAATTTCATCAAGTGTGGTGGCGAAGACCGAACGAATCAATTCCGTGAACAATGGACCGACGGCGCCAACGTTTTTGCTCTGGCGCCCGGTGTAATTGTAGGTTACGAGCGCAATACCAATACCTTCAATACCCTGGTTGATCACGGCTATGACCTGATGAACCAGTTTGAGTTTATCGAAGAGTATGGCAAAGAAGGATTTACCCCAAAGGCCGGGCAGAAGATAGCCATCAGCTTTCAGGGCCACGAGCTATGCCGTGGAAGAGGCGGGGCGCGGTGTATGACCCTTCCGATTTCAAGAAAGCCATTAACCCAATAA
- a CDS encoding MFS transporter, producing the protein MRDVSMLTPVTLGYALLGRGLGTIVIMPAVTGLIHRVGAKKASMLFGVLLILSLIPMAVAPDWIVLTLVLFITGAGASGYNISINALGSRIEESTGRSHMSMIHSWFGVGNVAGALAGTAMASQQFSVVLHFWGVAMLLLVVLMGVYSYLPEDGPDPQAVKARFKLPHGSLLWLGVICFVAASIEDSIMNWVTLFFTDYVGASEGLAPIGYTAYAVSMLIMRLVGDRLKPRFGAKALITGGSVIAASGIIISILSPNLMVASIGFVMAGAGVALTFPMIFSAAGKEGAVALATVATMGALGGMLSQPIMGYLVDNFTLTGGFIFICICMLAVGAGSQKARLLKK; encoded by the coding sequence ATTCGTGATGTATCTATGCTCACCCCGGTTACACTGGGATATGCTCTGCTTGGGCGGGGACTGGGCACCATAGTTATTATGCCCGCAGTTACCGGTCTCATACATCGTGTTGGAGCGAAAAAGGCATCTATGCTCTTTGGTGTGCTGTTGATTCTGTCACTCATTCCCATGGCGGTGGCACCGGACTGGATTGTACTTACACTTGTGCTGTTTATTACCGGCGCGGGAGCCAGCGGATACAATATTTCCATCAATGCTCTCGGTTCCAGGATCGAAGAAAGTACCGGCCGGTCTCACATGTCCATGATCCACTCCTGGTTTGGAGTGGGGAATGTTGCCGGGGCTTTGGCAGGAACAGCCATGGCATCACAGCAGTTTTCAGTGGTCCTTCATTTTTGGGGAGTAGCCATGTTGTTGTTGGTTGTTCTGATGGGGGTCTATAGCTACCTGCCGGAAGACGGTCCGGACCCACAGGCTGTGAAAGCACGCTTCAAACTTCCACACGGGAGTTTACTTTGGTTGGGGGTAATCTGCTTTGTTGCAGCTTCCATCGAAGACTCGATTATGAACTGGGTAACCTTATTCTTCACAGATTATGTGGGAGCATCAGAGGGACTGGCCCCCATTGGATACACCGCTTATGCAGTTTCCATGTTAATTATGCGTTTGGTAGGGGACCGCCTGAAACCAAGGTTTGGGGCAAAAGCATTAATCACAGGCGGTTCTGTGATAGCAGCTTCGGGCATAATCATTTCCATCCTATCTCCAAACCTGATGGTTGCTTCAATTGGCTTTGTTATGGCAGGTGCCGGTGTTGCGCTCACGTTCCCCATGATCTTCAGTGCTGCCGGAAAAGAAGGAGCTGTGGCACTTGCAACTGTGGCAACAATGGGAGCGCTGGGTGGGATGCTTTCTCAGCCCATAATGGGTTACCTGGTGGATAATTTTACACTCACCGGTGGGTTTATATTTATTTGTATTTGTATGTTGGCGGTAGGTGCCGGAAGTCAAAAGGCCAGGCTTTTAAAAAAGTAG
- a CDS encoding transglutaminase-like domain-containing protein, whose product MTSKTEIESLLFLMDDPDPFVQQSVESRLQELGEKAVPLLDEYRSEISGEDAKSRVNDVIHKLTFDTLESDFIEILENGIKTRKSLETAIFTLARFGNPTLRISEYQKKLDHFAQMIEPQIKYKLDEKRKMKRMLKFIFEDLNFRGDTEFYHAPGNCFLNQVIDRRKGLPISLSLIVMFIARRLEMPFFGINMPIHFMLNYVGDKEELLIDPYDDGAIVTYDQCYFFLKKNNIDPRPEHFQIATNLDIVLRCIRNLIHSYERQEEPERVEDLRKLLNVTEMYQD is encoded by the coding sequence ATGACTTCAAAGACAGAAATAGAATCGTTGCTTTTTTTAATGGATGATCCTGATCCGTTTGTTCAACAAAGTGTGGAGAGCCGGCTGCAGGAACTTGGAGAGAAAGCGGTGCCTCTGCTAGATGAGTATCGTTCAGAAATTAGCGGGGAAGACGCCAAAAGCCGGGTGAATGATGTAATTCACAAGCTTACTTTTGACACGCTTGAGTCAGATTTTATAGAAATTCTCGAAAATGGCATTAAGACCCGAAAATCCCTCGAGACCGCCATTTTTACCCTTGCCCGTTTTGGGAACCCCACGCTTCGCATTTCAGAATACCAAAAGAAGCTGGATCATTTTGCCCAGATGATTGAGCCGCAGATTAAGTATAAGCTTGATGAAAAGCGCAAGATGAAGCGCATGCTTAAATTCATCTTTGAAGACCTGAACTTTCGGGGAGATACAGAATTCTATCACGCCCCCGGGAACTGTTTTTTAAACCAGGTGATTGATCGCCGTAAAGGGCTGCCTATTTCACTAAGCCTGATTGTCATGTTTATCGCCCGCCGGCTGGAAATGCCTTTTTTCGGGATCAACATGCCTATTCATTTTATGCTGAATTACGTGGGAGATAAAGAAGAGCTTTTGATTGACCCCTATGATGACGGCGCCATCGTTACGTACGATCAGTGCTATTTCTTTTTGAAGAAGAATAATATCGATCCCCGCCCCGAACATTTTCAGATAGCCACAAACCTGGATATTGTGTTGAGATGTATTCGGAACCTCATCCACAGTTATGAACGGCAGGAAGAGCCCGAAAGAGTTGAAGACCTTCGCAAGCTGCTGAACGTAACAGAAATGTATCAGGACTGA
- a CDS encoding site-2 protease family protein yields MSSNPYQEEVTSDFEVLSRKEEPKNKPDTKTILKHLGLFLLTFFFVTMTGTNFVGFEPVLFPFSIPNTTDILRGLLFAGLFLSFLTVHEFGHYFAAVRHNIKVTLPYYIPLPIGIGTVGAVIRIKERIRKMHKLFDVGASGPIAGFIVALVVLMIGFATLPEPADYVQNFSGHEELKEYVAQNGTYPEFITDEVEGQGVLTVGNTLLYSALASMFDNVPPMWEMYHYPFLFAGWLGLFFTALNLMPVGQLDGGHILYSLIGYKKHRVVARLFFTMITAIGGAEAIPLLREFIAGYTTMPLAEYVVWGFILFVLMNRAFRSDRYWIFAMMAASIIGSVVYDYAVGGVGAGQASYIWVVWSFFMAFVVGVEHPPVDIEEKLSPARRVIGWLSMLIFLLCISPNPIYMN; encoded by the coding sequence TTGAGTTCAAATCCATATCAAGAGGAAGTTACGAGCGATTTTGAAGTCCTTTCCAGAAAAGAGGAGCCCAAAAACAAACCCGACACCAAGACGATTCTAAAACATCTGGGGCTGTTCTTACTCACATTTTTCTTTGTGACTATGACCGGCACCAATTTTGTAGGCTTTGAACCGGTTCTTTTCCCATTTTCCATCCCCAACACAACCGACATACTCAGAGGCCTCTTATTTGCCGGGTTGTTTCTGTCCTTCCTTACGGTTCATGAATTCGGACACTACTTTGCCGCGGTTCGCCACAACATAAAAGTGACGTTGCCCTATTACATTCCGCTTCCCATCGGGATAGGCACAGTAGGGGCGGTGATCAGGATTAAAGAACGAATCCGAAAAATGCATAAGCTGTTTGATGTGGGGGCATCAGGCCCTATAGCCGGTTTCATCGTGGCATTGGTTGTACTAATGATTGGCTTTGCCACTTTACCCGAACCGGCCGATTATGTACAGAACTTTTCCGGACATGAGGAGCTGAAAGAATATGTTGCTCAAAATGGAACCTATCCGGAGTTTATTACAGATGAAGTGGAAGGTCAGGGGGTATTAACGGTCGGGAACACGTTGTTATATTCTGCGTTGGCATCTATGTTTGATAACGTTCCGCCCATGTGGGAGATGTATCATTATCCCTTTTTATTTGCGGGATGGCTCGGCCTGTTTTTTACCGCATTGAACCTGATGCCAGTGGGCCAGCTGGATGGCGGACATATTTTGTATTCCCTTATTGGATACAAAAAGCACAGGGTAGTGGCGAGGCTGTTTTTTACCATGATTACTGCTATTGGTGGGGCGGAAGCCATTCCCTTGCTCCGGGAATTTATTGCCGGCTATACCACCATGCCTTTAGCGGAATATGTAGTGTGGGGATTCATCTTATTCGTGCTCATGAATCGCGCCTTCCGCTCAGATCGTTATTGGATTTTTGCGATGATGGCAGCCTCAATTATAGGATCGGTTGTCTATGATTATGCTGTGGGTGGTGTGGGGGCCGGTCAGGCGTCGTATATATGGGTTGTATGGAGCTTTTTCATGGCCTTTGTGGTTGGGGTGGAACATCCGCCGGTCGATATTGAAGAAAAATTATCCCCGGCCCGGCGCGTGATAGGCTGGCTGAGTATGCTTATCTTTCTGCTCTGTATTAGTCCGAATCCAATTTATATGAACTGA
- a CDS encoding TraR/DksA C4-type zinc finger protein: MTQQEAPVNNTPFSSEELEHFEERLNEELQDAEEKINSFEDRLSEIESKLDDTTSSSAHHQGNIASSEEEREKYYSMIEKQKEKIEEIKMAQDRIEAGNYGICNVTGDPIKKERLEIKPHARYSVEAVKSANNVEADTEINVNEPV; encoded by the coding sequence ATGACACAGCAAGAAGCACCGGTAAACAACACTCCCTTTTCATCAGAAGAACTTGAGCATTTTGAAGAACGGCTAAACGAAGAGCTGCAAGATGCCGAAGAAAAAATAAATTCTTTCGAAGATCGATTAAGTGAAATTGAGAGTAAGCTTGATGATACTACTTCCTCCTCTGCCCACCATCAGGGCAATATTGCTTCCTCGGAGGAAGAAAGAGAGAAGTACTACTCAATGATCGAAAAGCAAAAAGAGAAGATCGAAGAGATTAAGATGGCGCAAGATCGGATAGAAGCTGGTAATTATGGAATCTGCAATGTAACCGGAGACCCCATCAAGAAAGAGCGACTTGAGATTAAACCCCACGCCCGGTACAGTGTGGAAGCGGTAAAGTCGGCTAATAATGTAGAAGCCGATACCGAAATCAATGTGAACGAACCGGTGTAA
- a CDS encoding histidine kinase dimerization/phosphoacceptor domain -containing protein, whose protein sequence is MDTNRSFAKSSFRRLHIDRKMMGILVVFTVLGIFLTISVIVATNTLSGLRGYSTFQVNWTEARKDAAFHLLNYINTGDDVYLVGFKDAMQLIDNASNIRSELKAEDTDTAYLRKLFIECHTVPDDIDNMIRTYQWFHSFGDFQIAIQEWIDSDGTMREMEELANEAQMLVNTNSLTLERQQELTNQVLALDQRLRGSKLRLAAALSSGTQLLNFIMLWIAVSLGLILLITGGMLSFRFLKSIKNWEREIEINEQKYRSLYEQNPNAVFSLSRDGLLISANQVFEKAVGMRAEVLRGSTIDRFVEKSDIKKLQFHFHRTLEGTPQHYETAVVLKKSAPMHVEVTNLPMVVDGEIIGVYGIARDITYRKEAELKIKEQLEEKTHLIAEVHDRVKNNLALVSSLIQLQQNLSKQPSSGSFFDNTISRIHSMAMVHERLYQNETFSSIRMDEYVNELLETIQRKYSSPSANVELITQTNPVTLSIKQSIPTGLLLNELLVNAFKHGITEDKGKIEVYLSQEDDEVVIKVSDTGPGLCEDFDLKQAKTLGMTLISVLLRQLDADYQLSNEEGTTFTIRFNGKDALSRTG, encoded by the coding sequence ATGGATACTAACAGAAGTTTTGCAAAAAGCTCTTTCAGGCGGCTCCATATAGACAGAAAGATGATGGGCATCCTCGTCGTTTTTACGGTCTTGGGGATTTTTCTTACAATATCGGTTATTGTAGCCACCAACACGCTCTCTGGGCTCAGGGGTTACTCAACCTTTCAGGTAAACTGGACGGAAGCTCGCAAAGATGCCGCTTTTCACCTTCTCAACTACATCAACACGGGGGACGATGTTTACCTGGTCGGATTTAAAGACGCAATGCAGTTGATCGATAATGCTTCAAATATTCGAAGTGAGCTTAAAGCGGAGGATACAGACACTGCCTATCTGCGCAAGCTATTTATCGAGTGCCATACCGTTCCTGATGATATTGACAATATGATCCGCACTTACCAATGGTTTCATTCTTTTGGGGATTTTCAAATTGCTATTCAGGAGTGGATAGATTCTGATGGCACCATGAGAGAAATGGAGGAACTGGCTAATGAGGCACAGATGCTTGTCAACACAAATTCTTTGACTCTTGAACGGCAACAAGAACTCACAAACCAAGTATTAGCTTTAGATCAAAGGCTAAGAGGATCTAAACTCCGGCTGGCTGCCGCTCTTTCTTCGGGAACACAGCTTTTAAATTTCATTATGCTGTGGATTGCTGTCTCTCTTGGGTTAATCTTGTTGATCACCGGTGGTATGTTATCTTTTCGATTTTTGAAAAGCATTAAAAACTGGGAAAGAGAGATCGAGATTAATGAGCAGAAGTACAGATCACTGTATGAGCAAAATCCCAATGCCGTATTCTCACTATCCAGAGATGGGCTTCTAATTTCTGCCAATCAAGTATTCGAAAAAGCTGTAGGCATGCGGGCAGAAGTATTGAGAGGGTCAACTATTGACCGGTTTGTAGAGAAATCAGATATCAAAAAACTCCAGTTCCATTTTCACCGAACGCTGGAAGGAACCCCACAGCATTATGAGACAGCTGTTGTTTTAAAAAAATCAGCTCCTATGCATGTAGAGGTCACAAATTTGCCTATGGTTGTTGATGGTGAAATTATTGGCGTTTACGGTATTGCCCGCGACATTACTTATAGAAAGGAAGCAGAACTGAAAATAAAAGAGCAGCTGGAAGAGAAAACTCACCTTATAGCAGAAGTCCATGACCGGGTGAAGAATAACCTGGCTTTAGTTTCCAGCCTGATACAATTACAACAAAATCTATCAAAACAACCAAGTTCCGGAAGCTTCTTTGATAATACGATTTCCCGAATCCACTCCATGGCGATGGTGCATGAGCGATTATATCAAAACGAAACTTTTTCAAGCATCAGAATGGATGAATATGTAAATGAACTTTTAGAAACCATTCAGCGAAAATACTCTTCTCCTTCGGCCAATGTTGAATTAATAACTCAAACCAACCCTGTTACATTAAGCATCAAGCAGTCCATCCCAACCGGACTTCTACTGAATGAACTTTTGGTGAATGCATTTAAACATGGCATAACTGAGGATAAAGGAAAGATTGAAGTCTATCTTTCGCAGGAAGATGATGAGGTTGTCATCAAAGTTTCTGATACAGGCCCGGGACTATGCGAAGACTTTGACCTTAAACAGGCCAAAACCCTGGGGATGACTTTAATTTCGGTGTTACTCCGGCAACTGGATGCCGATTACCAATTATCTAATGAAGAGGGAACAACATTTACTATCCGCTTTAATGGTAAAGACGCGCTTTCCAGGACGGGCTGA